From the Triticum urartu cultivar G1812 chromosome 4, Tu2.1, whole genome shotgun sequence genome, the window CGAAAACATAGAAACATCCATTAATTCATGGCCACGGCAACAGGAACAAACTACCGTCCTTCATCAATCATCATCGGCTAGTCTAGTAGTCGTCGTCGCCGCCGTAGTCGTCGtacccaccgccgccgccgccgccgtacATGTCCTCCTCCACGCGCTCCGTCACGCGGTCCTCGATCTTGTTCTCCACGTAGCTCGCCCCGCCCGCCAGCGCCAGCCCGCCCAGcacgcccgccgccgcgcccacCGCCAGCCCGCCCGCCATCCCCATCcccttcttcttcgtcttcccGCCGCTCTGGTCCAGGCCCACCCCCGTCGTGCCACCGTACCCTGCCCCCTGACCCGCGCCGTAAGCAGAAGCAGAGGAGCCGTACCCGCCCGCTCCCTGAGTCTGCTGCGCGGCGGCGCCGTATGCCGGCTGAACAGAGGAGCCGTACGCGCCTGCTCCCTGGGTCGGCGGCGCGGCGCCGTAGGGCGGTGGAGCGGAGCCGTACGGTGTTGCTGCCTGcggaggcggcgcggcggagcCGTAGCCCGGGTACCCCGACGGAGGCGCGGCTGCCGCGTACGCGCCGTAGCCTCCGGCCCCCGCCGCGGCGCCGTACGCGCCAGCGCCAGCGCCGTACCCACCACCGTAGGCATCACGGGAGGAGCCGTACCCCGCGGGCGCCGGGTAGCCACCAGGGTTGTTGTCGTAGTACCTGGCCGGCTCCTTGACGGCGACGCGGACGTCAAGCTTCCCCTGGGGCCTTCCGGAGGGCCGCTTCAGCCTCAGGTTCCTGGACGCCTTGCCACCGACGTCGCGGAGAGGCAGCCGTGCCGAGCCGACGAGCGGCTTGACCCCCTCGGCGGCGTTGGCGTGGACGACGTCGATGTAGAGGACCGCGTCCTCCAGGCGGCTGGCGGGCGGGAGCGGGACGACGACCTTCTCGTCCCAGGCGGGGTTGTCGCCGTTGTCGAGGTCGACGCGGGTGGAGCAGCGCGCGCCGGCGTCGATCCAGAGCACGGCGTAGGGCTTGAGGTCGCCGTTGCGCCAGTTGACGTTCTTGAGGTCCCGCGCGGAGCCGACGGTGATCTCCACCTCGTACCGCGAGCCCATCTTGGccttggtggtggtggttggttgtactccggcgaggcggcgatggaggccggtgatgatgatgtggttgCTACGGTGGTGGATGGGATATGGAAGCCGGTGGGCGGTGGCGACGGCATAAATAGGCGAGAGTGCACTGGGGATGGTGCGGTGCAGCCCGTCATGTTTGACTGGAAAGTGGGCCCGGCGTCTTTGGTTTGGTAGGATATGGTATGCATTTTCTAGGTGAGGATGCATGCATGCGGTCTTATTTTCTTCTTTGTATTTTTCTTGGGACGGCGacgacggagggagtacatgtacTACATTGTCATGACACATATTGGCAATATCCTATCTCTAGTCTCTATCTATCTTTGGACTATCTAGAAGAATTATTATTACTTAGCATCCAAGGGATTGCAAGAGATTTAATTAGGAGGTGGCATGCACAAATTATTAAGGAGTAGAGTGAATTAGTATCTACCCGATTTGGATCCTCCAAATTAACACTCAACGCACAAAGTATCTTTGTTTCCAAAATTATTATTACTTAAGCTCCAAGGGATGGCGCAAGATTTAATTAGGATATATGCCAATAATAATAATCTTGTGTGATCCCTTCGAGCCTAAGTAATAATAAATTTAGTTAGGATGTATGCCAATAATAATAATCTTGTCCCTTCGAGACAAGATTTAATTAGGATATATGCCAATAATCCATTGAAGAAATAAAAAGAGTAATTCATTTCTATAATTTCTTCAAACCTAAGTAATACATGATGATTAGGGATTTACCGGCGCATGCGGAAAGTAAAAGAGTACTAGCCTTATTGGATTCTTCCAAATTAAGTCTAGTTTGAGGGGTGGAGAGTGTCCAACTCTGAAAAAACGGGTCCCTCAAATGAAAGCATTGCATTACATGACCATTTCATTTCCCTTTTTTTTTTCCAAAACTTGCATTGACAATGCCCATTACTGGAGTCAATCTTGATGACCCACCGGGCTGGGCAACACACACAAACAACTTGACGGCCATATCTATCTTGGTCGGACCGCGTCACATGTAGGCCCACATATCTAAAACATGACACCACACAGACGCCCGTTGGCCCgcatttgatctctctctctctctctctctctctatctgtgtgtgtgcgtgtgtgcgtgtgtgtgtgcgcgtgtgtgtgtACTAGTAAGTTACATGCGTGTAATCGGATATCAACATGCCAAGTTTAAAATACACGTTGAACATTTTTCTTTATATACGGTGACCTTTTTTCAAAATACACAATGAACATCTTTTTTAAATATGTTAAATATTTTTAAtatatgatgaacatttttataatacATGATTAACTCTTGTATAAGACAAAAAAAGAAACACAGAATTTTCATCATATTAATGTATTAATGTAAATAAGCTTGACGCAACATTTTCTTAATGTAATAATGGacataaaaagaaaagaaaaaaccaGAAAAATAAACCAAACAAACAAAAACCATAAAAATAGGAAAGAACCAGAAAGAAAAAACAAAACAAGACAAAATAAAAAGTAATAACAGAAATA encodes:
- the LOC125550145 gene encoding protein SRC2 homolog, with product MHPHLENAYHILPNQRRRAHFPVKHDGLHRTIPSALSPIYAVATAHRLPYPIHHRSNHIIITGLHRRLAGVQPTTTTKAKMGSRYEVEITVGSARDLKNVNWRNGDLKPYAVLWIDAGARCSTRVDLDNGDNPAWDEKVVVPLPPASRLEDAVLYIDVVHANAAEGVKPLVGSARLPLRDVGGKASRNLRLKRPSGRPQGKLDVRVAVKEPARYYDNNPGGYPAPAGYGSSRDAYGGGYGAGAGAYGAAAGAGGYGAYAAAAPPSGYPGYGSAAPPPQAATPYGSAPPPYGAAPPTQGAGAYGSSVQPAYGAAAQQTQGAGGYGSSASAYGAGQGAGYGGTTGVGLDQSGGKTKKKGMGMAGGLAVGAAAGVLGGLALAGGASYVENKIEDRVTERVEEDMYGGGGGGGYDDYGGDDDY